Genomic window (Oryza sativa Japonica Group chromosome 3, ASM3414082v1):
agctcctggtttggagttagatctgtacagccgggtatggttgttcaggatggttgggcctgtgcagcatgggtgtgctgttcagtgttgattaaaatttctgattaactactccactgttttatttctcttaaatgttttgctaaatgctgcttttgcaaatgagcctatattatgccatcctttggtatccttgtgcacttgcatatttgctgtgtggcttgctgagtatgtcatatgctcaccttgcaataatcaatcaacctcagtcgaagaaaaaggatccagaaggagaaaacgtttggcttataccccagttgagctgcctgtgggagtggagccggagcttcgctagattttattttccgctgcagttttcttcttagtgaggactaagtgcctcataagtaagtatttatcgttttagttaatttgatgaatctgtatattaaattgtcagtttatgtacctcggctgattcctggaccaggattttatgcacaaataagttcggaaattactagtgaatttccgggcgtgacaaacaCTCGCCACCCAGGCGAACTCTGCCTCTGCTGCCGACCGCCTGGTCCGCCTTCGCCTCTACAGTCACTTGCCCGAGCGCGTGcagggggggaggagagagagacccGAGAGGGAGAGTCATGACAGGTGGGCCTAggatttttttgtttgattagaTTGGCACGTTGGCATCACGTGTACAAGCTCAAGTCAAAACCGCTCAAAACAGTGTCGAGGGAGGTAATTCATCCAGTATTAAAAGTTTAGGATGTgtaatgtctggttttcgggttcaaGAGGGTAATTCGAACAACCGCGCCATAGTTCAGGGGGGTACTTCGTACTTTTCCTTTCATTAAATCCCACTTATTATTGTATAAGCTACATGGAACCATATGTATTTTATCATGTGACACATAAACCTAGGTATTATGAccctaaagtttcacaaaacaaCACCGTTAACCATTTTAACATAGTCTGCTATCTCTTCCCTTTCCATGCCTTTGATTCATCCCGGATTGTGTTGATGTGCACATGAACAAAAGTGCACATTCCTATCCGCTCTTCATTCAGGCCCGGTCCGCCCATCTGCTGCTAGGTCTAAGAATGGAATTTAAGACGTGATTCTAGAACTCAAAAGTGTAGTAGataatatagttttgtgatgcGTTAGGACCTTAATACCCAGGATTATGTGACACTTACCAAAATTCATGTGGTTCATGAAACTTAGACCATAGGTGAGGTTCAATAaactttactctctctctctctctctctcttttaatCTCAGCTGACTCATACGCTGTCGGATTCATGGACAGTGCACTACATACAGGGAGTCATAGAAGGTATAGTAGAGATACTGGTGGATTTGCTCCATCTTATCTGTAATTAAGATACACACATgcatattaatttattacacATACATGCAAACGTTACACGATTTTACCCACGTACTAGTATATAGTACTCACtctatttcataatataaaattttttagcattgttcatattcatatatgttaatgaatctagaaatacattaacatctatataaatgtaaacaatgctaaaaagtcttatattataaaacggagaaagtatatgTGTACGTATGTGCATATGCTTGCTGTATATCTAATCAAACAGCTGGGAGGGGTTTGCGAGGAAGAAGTTGGTGACGAGGTCTTTGATGTCGGCGCCGAAGGTGTACCCGTCCCTGCCACCGAGATAGATCACCTCCAGCATCCTCGTCAGGTTCAccaccagccgcgccgccgggaGCAGATGATCAGCCCGACCACCCATCTCCACGCACTCCCGGTTGATCGTCCTCCACGCGCGCTCCGCCATCGCGGcaaccgccgccacggcctcctccccgcccaCGCCGCGCTCCGCCATGTAGCACTCCACCGTGCTCGCCATGTCCCTGCCGCTCCTCCCGGTCCTGTAGGAGGCGACGTCGTTGAGGAAGCGGGCTAGCTCCCCGCTGGCGCGGGCCAGGGCGGGGACGGCAGCCGCCCACCCGAacgcctccgcggtcgccgcgccgtcgccgtcgcgcacGCCCAACAGCACCACCGGGGCCAGCTCCGGGAAGCCGGAGGACATGACAGACACGTCCAGATGCTCGGCGAAGCTGGGCATGTATTTGTCGCTCGACCATTGGGCCTCACGGAGGTAGTATTCCGACAACTGCTTGTACTGTAGCATGTATATATAAGACATAAATTATGGTAGGTGCAGGAGAAACAATCAAATTAAATTGTGTGGATGAATATGATGATCGAACGTGCACGTTGAATATGATGTGTCTTCATTTTCTGTGTACCAGGATTTTACCCCAGTTTTGGCGTAAGACATGCGGTACTTCTCGGTTGGCTCCAAGCAATCCTCTAACTCTTCAAAGTTGTTCAGTAACTTTATGTAGAAGGCATGAAGATATTCGGGTAGAATAGAGACCGCGCTCTTATCCCATCTACATACATACAAGGATAAACTAATTTAGTGCTCTTTGATTAAATAACAACTAGACCATCATTAACTTTTATATAAGTACATCttttgttcttaaaaaaaattacaaattaccTCTGTATAGCTTTGTTGAGCTTGTGGCACTCCTCTAAGGTGGCGTGGGCGTCGTAAGTATCGTCCATCAAAGACATGAGTCCAAAAACTTTGGTGAACATGATACGTGCGCGAGAGTACTCCTCCTCGTGGTATATGCCGCACGTCCAGAAGTAGTTCTCCACGATACGGTCTCTAGCATAACTTAGCTTCACGCTATTGTACAGGTCTTTCCACCAGCTGCGCATACATACATTTGAACTCATCCAAAAGCTGGTTTGAACTAATTGGTGAATTTGGCAATTGAACATGCACTTATTAGTCATAATAGATTGACATAGCCAATTGGTGACTACTGGAGTACATCCGTTCGTAGAGCAAAGCTCCGGTACTTTTTACTAGTAGTATATTACCATCAATAGTATTAAGGGTATATCAGTAATTTACTAATACAGTGATTAGAGGTAACTTTatcatttatgttttttcttgGGCTAGATCGATATGTGGTCATCCATTGCATTGGGATCGCTCATATTCCATcgaaaagtaaaaaagaaggaaaaaaattagtcactGGTAAATGACAATTTTATCCACATATTGATGTCCATCCACATTTCCAGTACCGCGatggtagtataaatagatctAAACCTTCGATCAAATGAAATCAACGATTTAGATTATTTTCTATTACCAGTAGAAAGCATCGTAGTGGGGCTCCtattcatattatatatatgtcgttttaactttttctttaatgGAGTATCAAACTTTCTTAagtttaaatttatagaaaaatataaaaatattttttaaaaacaaacatataattaaaatacatcaaataccatttttaatggaaccgAGGGTATAGTagatgttgttaattttttatatgatttataaaacTTAAGTAAATTTGACAAGTAAAATAAgacaaaacgacttataataaaaaaagactAAATAAATAGGGAGCAGGTAAGTTAAAGAGtcaaagagggaaaaaaaagtgagGAGAAACTTACATGGTGAGGGCCTTGAGCTCCCTGAGGTGGAGAGACCTGACGAGCTCAAAGTCCAGTTTGGCTAGCTCCAGCGCCACGCCGTCGAAAGCTGGTTCGTGCTCGTACTCGGCGATGTAGCGTATCGTCTCTAGCTGCTTGGGCGCCCGTGGCAGAGGGATGTCGAAGGCGCGGGAGACCTGCTCGGCCATCGACGACTTCAGCTTGCCTTCCACGGACTGAATTAGGTGGTGCCTCGCGAACGCGATCGCGTCATCCAGCGCCTCCTCGCCAGGCATGGCCATGTGAGCCGCGTTGTACAGGCTTAGCAGGCCCCTCGTGTCACTGCTTAGGCTCGCTCTGAAACTGCCTCTATTGTCTCTGAACTTGTCGAAtacatcttttttatttttttttcatgcgcgGATAGTTCGTATCAGTACAAGAACCCATATGTCCtagttaacatatatatattgtgttCTGGAGATACGTATGTTGGTTAAAACATATGTTAACCCATATGTGAAGAAGTAAACTCTTTAATATTGTACCTGCAGTTACCCCAAAGCCGTGCTGGCGAAGTAGACGGAATCGGAGGGAAGTAATGTGGaggccgtcgtcggcggcggcggaagggcaGTCCTGTTCCTGGCGGTGTACGCGGCGTAACATCGCCGCGATCTCGCGACGGAAGTGGCTGTCTATGCCGAGGCGTTCGAGCGTGTCGACTAGCATCACCATGTTGGCGAcactgctgccgctgctgctcgtGGCCTCCAACAGCTTGCGGCGAACTTGCTCCTTTAGCTGTTCCGCTCGTTCTCTCGTGCAGTACTGATCATCCTCTGATGATCTCAGCTGCTTGCTTAATAAGTAGTACGTCGTTTTAAGTTTTGGTTTGTAACGTTCCACCGACCATGTTAGCTTATTCAAAAgattataaaattattatttattttgtttgtgatttgttttattataaaaatacttataatttatcatttttttatatttacactaattttttaaataaaacaaatggttaaacattgcaagtaaaaagttaaaatgatatttaatttgagatggagggagtaatatgttGTCAAATTACTAATTATAAGCCTATGTATTATGTATATAAGGAAATAAGTAGAGTAATAATAtaattgtatatatgtgtactcATGTTGTGTTTAATCTTCATGCCTGTGAATCGGAAGGGGTGTAGGTGATGAAGAAGTCGCCCCACACGGATGGTGCAAAAGCTTGGCCGGTGGTAGCAGTGGTAACCTCGCTCACAGACATGTTGCCGATGAGCGTTTTGTCAGTTACAAAACTTGTCGACTTTTGCTTGCTAGGTACTTGGATGGTCTAACTACATCTCTCACGGTCTCTATTTATAGACAAACAACCCTCTCCTTGTACAGCTATTGAATCACCTAGCTAGCGAACCCTAGCGTATCTATGCATGTTGGGTTTGCAGTTCTATGTTAAAAAGATTATAATTACTAATTTTATAGCAAGGGATATAAgtacaaccttttttttttgttgcactaCATTTTTGAAGAATGCTGCGATAGCTTGGGCTCCCTCACTTCACCTTAAATATACGGATTATCTCTGGTGTTGGTctactagaaaaacgattttttatGGTGTTGGTCTATGATTTTCGCTAGTGGAAAAATGCCAAAACCGCCAGCAAGATCGTAACGAGGGGGTGAGGGGCACCGACCGCCAGTGAAAATggatcttcgctggcggccacGTTATACCGTCCGCCAGCGAAGATATGTTCATTTTGTCTGGTGGTCACTTAGATGCGCCGCCAGCAAAAATGGataattttcgctggcggttggGTTAAATAGTTCGGTAGCGAAGATACAATTATTTTTGTTGGCTGCTCACTTAAGCAACCGCCAgccaaaatcgattttcgctggcgttcttaaaaaaaatccgcacataaaaaaaataaccgcCCGCCCATACCCTTATCCACCTACCACCAAAAATAACCGCCCGCCCATACCCTTATCCACCTACCACCATAGAATAAAAATATTTCCACCAAATTCCAgcaccctcctctcctcctcccctcctcccaggcggcgacggcggggttctcgggtggcggcggcggctccggcagcTGTgcgtggtggcgacggcgacgggaggcGGTCGTCGGGGGGTGCGGCGACAGCAATGAGAGGAGCCGTCGGGGGGGTCGACTGCGACGGGGGGCGTGGCGagctccttctcctccccctccccctcccacgaTGGCTTGGTGCTGCGACGGTCACGACGACGGCTCGTTGCTACGGGGCGcagcgagctcctccccctcccctccccccctcttcctctcccagatctagccggaggggagggggcgacggcgaccgcggcggtGACGGCAGGCAGGCGGTGGCGGATCTGACGACAGGGTCGGCAGCACGAGAGCAaccatgacgacgacgaccatgaccacggcgacaacgacgacgatgctGCGCGCGGGCCGGGAGCACGTATCTGGCGGCTTCTTCCCTcccctccttctccctctcccagaggggaggtggcagcggcggccgtggcggcgacggcaggtgggcggcggtggcggatctgaccgcggcggcgacgatgacgccGCTATCGGCGGCTCGATGCGTGGGCGGCGGATGTGATATTCATGTTTGCTTTGTTGAATGCTTGTTGAAAATGTGGTGAAAATTGATGTATTGTTCTCTGGATGTGGATTTGAGTATGGATCTGATGCCGATTTGAATTGATTTTGAATATGGATTGAAAAAAATGCAGCTGCTCAGGAGGTcgattgctattttttttattggaaaaaAATCTTTTCACTGGCGGTCCTCTTAAggatccgcctgcgaaaatagattttcgcaagTGGTTCTCTTAAGGGTCCAccagcgaaaatctattttcgttGGCGGTCCTCTTAAGAGtccacctgcgaaaatagatttcaCAAGCGGTTCTCTTAAGggtccgccagcgaaaatctattttcgtaaGCGGTCCTCTTAAGCGTCCCGCCTGTGAAAAATcctattttcgcaagcggatcgcaaccgccagcgaaaatcttagatcttcactggcctttgcCTTGTGGCGGCTCCAAataccgccagcgaaaacctaAAATGACCGCCACGAAAAATAGTTTTCCTAGTAGGCGCAATGTCAGTTATAGAACTATCTTCCCATATAATTGGTATCCACTAAGAGATATCctctcttactataaagttataacccactaactgctaaagcttaacatgcaaagatgacacatcatcatccactaacaagatgacACATCATAATCTACTAACAATCATTAAAGTtaaacaccatacaaacatgctatattatctataaatttataatttatttaattttagagcttttaaaatgtaagcatgttaaatcatcatcgcacataattcacataatattttaatatatatctttattattttttataatatgctatgtatatgtatagttcatcctcactgactacttagttaatgttatttctcttttctcttagtgcttaaatgattaatctatgatcCAAATTTTctttctcattttcttctctcaATAATTCATATTatcatctcaattatttttattctttagatgattaatctacggtccaaactatctcaatACTCTTCTTCTTTCATACAGTCATATCACCttacttttatatttgaatcatcattctacatgctgttcaaatttaaattatcataaaccacgtTAACTTACGTAATCTCATGTTGTATATCTattttacacattatttttacttattatCATACTCAACTGCAACGCGGGATTTCACCTAGTTTACTTCTATAAACACGCAAGAAACATAACCGTTTGAATCGAGAAGCTTCTAATCGATCTAATTCAATCATTTATTAGTCGTGAAGAAAGAGCACTGCAAATTAAAGAACATATATGCTCGTGATATGTGTTGCAGCCTGACGAGACGCCTGGCCTGAAACTGCTAGAAAGGAACCAAACTGCAGGCACACGAGATTAGAAAGTAGAAACTGATCAGTGCGGATATTGTGGCGAACCCAAAACGAAACCAATTGGGATAGCCGCGCGATTAAACATTTGGGATATATAACCGGTTTTTCTTAGGTTGCTCTTAAGTTATATCATTTACTACATCGGCTTACTGTCGGTTAGCTCACGGGAATAATTTTTCTAAtgataaaaatgaatttttcaAACGGTTTCTGACACAAAGGCTAGCTCCAAAGTCTGCTAGTGCCACATATCTGCTTTTCCTTTTGGCTAACTTGAGCGGGCACAGGACATTGTGTGTTCTTTTCCTCATAATGGAATGGAATAAGAATATGCACGCTTCACGATCTCACAAACAGTATGATCTttgctaaaactttttatagaAGAAATTATATATGAGTTTCTTAGAAAACTATTTTATAAGAAATTAATTGACTTTTATGAAATAATTATCATAAATCAATCAGTTTTTTCACCCAATCAATTATCCTTCCAAAACCTTATCTTAGTGCCATTACCAAGAGctgtaaatatataaattttacaatGTAAGATATAAA
Coding sequences:
- the LOC4332895 gene encoding eudesmanediol synthase gives rise to the protein MSVSEVTTATTGQAFAPSVWGDFFITYTPSDSQDDQYCTRERAEQLKEQVRRKLLEATSSSGSSVANMVMLVDTLERLGIDSHFRREIAAMLRRVHRQEQDCPSAAADDGLHITSLRFRLLRQHGFGVTADVFDKFRDNRGSFRASLSSDTRGLLSLYNAAHMAMPGEEALDDAIAFARHHLIQSVEGKLKSSMAEQVSRAFDIPLPRAPKQLETIRYIAEYEHEPAFDGVALELAKLDFELVRSLHLRELKALTIWWKDLYNSVKLSYARDRIVENYFWTCGIYHEEEYSRARIMFTKVFGLMSLMDDTYDAHATLEECHKLNKAIQRWDKSAVSILPEYLHAFYIKLLNNFEELEDCLEPTEKYRMSYAKTGYKQLSEYYLREAQWSSDKYMPSFAEHLDVSVMSSGFPELAPVVLLGVRDGDGAATAEAFGWAAAVPALARASGELARFLNDVASYRTGRSGRDMASTVECYMAERGVGGEEAVAAVAAMAERAWRTINRECVEMGGRADHLLPAARLVVNLTRMLEVIYLGGRDGYTFGADIKDLVTNFFLANPSQLFD